The DNA window CAGAATGCGATGCGAGGGATGGGATTCGAACCACGGCAAGACGTTCCTGCTCACTCGACAAGAGCAAGCTCTTGCCTGCTCTCGTTCACTTCGTTCACGAGAGCTCCGTTCCGCGGGCGTGCGTCTTGTCTACTTCGAATCCCAGAGCGCAGTCTCCGCTCACGAAGTGGTTCGCGGAGAATGCGAGGGATGGGATTCGAACAACGCCCGAGAACCTGCGCTTCGCGCAGAACCTCGGTCTAATTCGAACCTATTCAGCCGATTCGTACGGCGCGACGGACTGTCGCGCCGATTCATGCGAGGGATGGGATTCGAACCCATGGACGTCTACACGAGCGGGTCTTAAGCCCGCCGCCGTTGGCCTAGCTTGGCAACCCTCGCGCGTCAGTCGATTACCGCTTCCCCTGCAAGTGGGTTTCGGTTAGGGGTGGCCTCCCGTGTTTATCACGCCTCGAACCGAATCCCCGTCCATGCTCGCCCTCTCGCGCGAAGCGTACGATACGCTCGTCAGTCGCGCGCGTCGCGGCCGTCCCGCGGAGATTTGCGGAATCCTCGCGGGCACCCGCGGCGACCCCGCGAACGTCGAAGAGGTGTTTCACGCAGAGAACGTCGCGGCGGACGCGCGAACGCACTACGAAATCGACCCGGAAGAGCAACTCGCGGTCATGGAACGAATCGAAGCGGACGGCCGGGAGGTCGTCGGATTCTATCACTCCCACCCGCTCGGCCCGGACGAACCGAGCGCGACCGACGCGGCGGACGCGACGTGGGACGGCTACTCCTACGTCATCGTCTCGCTGAACGGCTCGCACCCGTTCGTCGGGTCGTGGCGCTGGACCGGCGAGGGATTCGAACCGGAAGTGGTGCGGCTGACGTAGCCGCGCGAACCGCCGCAACCACCGAGGACGGTAGCAATCTAGGGGCGGGATTTTTTACGTCGCTTCGAACACAGGTGGCATGGACGAAACGGAACCCGTCGAGGCGGCCGACCGAATGGACCCGACCCACCGCGCGAAACTGGCGCTACAGTGCTGCGAGACGAGACACGCGCCCGACTCGCGGGTCGCGGTTTTCGACGTAACTCCCGCCGGACGAGAATCGAACGGGGACGAACTCGTACTCCGTGGATCGGTTTCAACCTCCCGACACGAACGCGAAGCGTGCGAGGCGGTCGAGCGCGCGACCGGACGAACGACGACGAGCGACCTCACCGTCCTCGAATCGCTCCGAACGGAGAAGACCGTCGCGCGGTCCGTCGTCCCCGTTCGCGGGGACGCGGACGACGAGGGCGAACAGGTGACGCAAGTCCTGTACGGCGCGCGAGTCGCCGTCTTCGACCGCGACGGCGACTGGGCGCGGGTGTTCACGCCCGACGGGTATCTCGGGTGGGTCGATGTGGACGCGCTCGCCGAGATGGAAGTCGAAGACGCGAACGCGGTCGTCGCCCGCGATACCACGACGACGGAGGGCGAGACGGTGTACGCCGGAACCCCCTGCAAAGTCGAGGACGATACCGAAACGACGGCCGTCTTCCGAACCGGCGAACGGGTGGCTTCGGCGGATGGGGCGATTCAGCGACCGCCGGAGAATCCCACTGGGGACGATATCGTCGAAATCGCACGAGAGTATCTCGGAACGGAGTACGACTGGGGCGGCATGACGAGCGACGGAATCGACTGCTCCGGGCTGGTGTGGATTTCCTATCGGATCAACGGACTCGTCCTTCCCCGCGACGCGGACCAACAGCGGGCCATGGGTGAGTCGGTCGAGCGCGACGACCTCCGCCCCGGCGACCTGCTCTTTTTCCCCGGTCACGTCGCCATCAGCCTCGGCGGCGACGAATACGTCCACGCCTACGGCGGCGCGGAAGCCGTCGTCATCAACAGTCTCGACCCGGAAAGCGATTCGTACATCCCCGACTTGGACGAGAAGTTCGAACTCGCGCGACGGCTTATCTGAGCCACGCGAACACGGCGTCCCCGATTTCGGCGATGGCGTCCGCCGCGTCGGCACCCGTGTCGGACGTCGCTCGCGCGCCGTCCGTCTCCGTCCCACCAACCCCGTCGATGAAGACCGAAAAAACGAGCGGTCGGTCGCGGTCCGGAACCGACAGGAAGCCGGTATCGAGTGCGGCGGTCGGAAGCCGTCCGGTTTTGTGCGCGACGTCGGTTTCGTAGGGGAGATAGCGCGGGACCATCGACGTGTCCTTCTGGGCGGCGAGCGGGACGCGCATTCGCTCGTAGGCGGCCGCGGAAAGCGTCGTCTCGCACGCGAGGTCCGCGAAGAACCGCGCACAGTCGAGCGGCGTAGTCGCGTTCGTCGGTTCGTCCGCGGGAACGTGCACGTCGAACTCCCCGAAGTCGGTGTCTTCGAGCGTCGTCATCATCTTTCGCGCGAGGCGGGTTCGGTCCATGCCGAGACGGGCCGCGGCGTCGTTCACCGCCGACATCCCGAGGTGGTCGATGAGTTGGTTCGTCGCGGCGTTGTCGCTCACCGAAATCATCGCACGCGCGAGGTCCTCGACCGTCGGCGTGGCGTTGAGGAGGTGCAACAACCCGCTCCCACCGACGCGGTTTTCGGGCGAGAGGGGGCAGGGCCGGTCGAGTTCGTCGAGTCGGTCGTCGGCGTCGTACCGCTCGTAGAGGGCGTAGAAGACGGGGAGTTTGACGGTGCTCGCGCTCTGGAAGACGCGCGTCTCGTCGTGAGAACACACTACGTCGAACTCGTCCGGGCCGGACGGGAAGCCGAGAAAGACGCCGAGGTCGCCGTCGATGGTCTCGTCGTACGCCGCGATGGTGGCCGCCAGTTCGTCGCGCGTGTCGATAGCGGGGGTGTCAGGACGCATCGGTCATCGACCCCGATTTCGTCGCCATGCCGACACACTGGTCGCCCGCGCCTACAAATAGTTTCGTGTCGGAGGGGGTTTGGGAAAGAACGACCGACGAATCGGGGGAAGCGCCACCTAGCATGGGAGGGTCAACCGTTATCCGCCGCTTGTGGGATGTTCGGGCATGGAACTCACGGAACGAACGGAGCGGTTGCGGAGGCACGCCGACGACCTCGTGTCGGCGTACGGGTCGCCGCTGTACGCCTTTTTCGAGGACGACCTCCGCGCGAACTACGGGACGCTCCGGGACGCGTTGGACGAGCAGTATCCGAACTCCGAGGTCCACTTCGCGGTGAAGGCGAACTACAACCTCGGCGTCCTGTCGGTGCTTCGGGACGCCGGTTGTAAGGCGGAAGCCTACGCGCGCTGTGAACTGACGGCCACCCGACGGGCCGGATTCGACCCCGAGGACGTGCTCCTCACCGGGATGAACCGAGCGCCCGAGGACATCGAACGGGCGCTCGACTGGGGCGTCTCCCACCTCCTCGTGGACAACGCGACGGAGTTGGAGAAGATACTCGTGGCCGCCGAGGCGACCGAAACCGTGCCGGACATGCTGATTCGCGGCAATCCCGCGATGGAGGTCCCGACCCACCCCGAAGTGGCGACGGCGACCCGCGAGAGCAAGTTCGGGCTCGACATCGAGAGCGGGCGGGCGATGGCGGTCGCGCGGCAGGCCGTCGAATCGGAGTTCGTCTCGCTCGCGGGCGTGCAGTTGCACGTCGGCAGCCAGATTCGCGGCGTCGAACCCTACGGAGTCGCGGGCCGCGAGATGCTCGGCTTCGCGGCGGACGTGCGGGACGAACTCGGCGTCGAAATCGACGTGCTCGACCTCGGCGGCGGATTCCCCGTTCCCTACGACGAGGACGTGCCGGACACCGAAACCATCGTGGCGCACATGGCCGAGACGATTCGGGAAACGTGTGCACAATACGACCTCGACGAGCCGCGGCTGTTCGTCGAACCGGGCCGACGCCTCGTCGGCAACGCCGGAACCTTCCTCGGGACGGTCGGCGTCGTCAAGGAGACGCCCTACGCCGACTTCGCAGTCCTCGATGGGGGAACGAACGCGGTGTCGTCGTACTGGCCGTATCCCGTCTACGCGGTGAAGGACCGCGAACCGACGCGGACGTACCACGTCGCCGGGCCGCTCTGTTACTCCGGCGACGTGCTGAGCGAGGACGTCCCGCTGCCCGAACTCGGCCCCGGCGACCTCGTGGCGGTGGACAGAATCGGCGCGTACTCGCTCGGCAGCGCGAGTCACACCAACGCCGAGCCGAAACCGCCGGTCGTGTTGGTCCGAAGCGACGGCGGATACGACCTGCTCAGGAAACGCGAATCGTGTGACGACGTGCTCGGAAACGACTCGATCCCCGAAGGACTGGGCGACGAACGGCAGTGAGCGAAGTAGTCCGAGCGACGAACGTCGTGAGAAAGCCATTCGCAACGGCCCCCGCCGTGAGAAAGATAGTCGCAACGGCCCCCGCCGTGAGAAAGACCTTTGCGTGGCGGGGACGGTGACGAATCCATGAAACCGTCAGAGAGGCTTTCGCCCGACCCGGTGGGGGAAATCGAGGACGCGGGGGGGTTTGTCGCGGGTCTCGTGCCGAATTCGGTCGCGCTCCGTTGTCTCTCCGTCGAACTCCGCGCGCCCAGTGAAATCGTCGTCGGAGAACCGGCGCGGTTCATGTTTCGGGTGGAAAACAGGTTTCCGATTCCCTTGAGCGTTCGATTGCCGACGAGCAAGCTGTGGGGATGGTCGGTGAACGGAATCCCGGAGGCCGACGAGCGGGGGTTCGAGCCGCCAGAGACACCGCGGACGGTCGCGTTTCGACGGCAGGGAGTCAGAGTGTTCGAGGGGACGTGGGACGGACAGATTCGTCGCGCCGGAGACGACGGGGACGTGTGGCGACCGATACAGGGGACCCAAACCCTCTCGGCGTTTCTTGCGACGGATACGGACCGTCAAAATCTGGCCGATAGCGTGGAAATAAGTGTCGTCTCGCGTTAGCCCTAGTATGAAAGGGCGGCGTTATATGCCGCGTCCATCTTTGCTATTAGGTATCACGAACCGGGGCAATTACCCCGACGACCGATACCATGACAGACAAATACGAATACTCGTTGAATCGACGGCGGTTTTTGACGGTGAGCGCACTCGGCGGTGCGACCGCGCTCGCCGGCTGTGGCGGTAAAAGCACGACCGGTGATAATCCCGGCGGAGCCGGAACGGACAACTCTGGCAACACGGACACCGGTGGAAACGGCGACGGCGGCGCAAAGGGTGGAACGTTCGTCAACACCGCGCCCGAGGACGCGACAACCCTCGACCCACGTATGAACGAACTCGCGTGGGCCAACGGGATGTTGAATTACATCTTCGACCCCCTCTTGGCCGTCAAACCCGACGGGAGCGAGGTGGTCCCCCACCTCGCCAAGGAGAAGCCGAAAAAGCAGGACGAGACGACCTACACCGTTCCGATTCGGCAGGGCGTAACGTTCCACGACGGAAGCAAGCTCACTGCCGACGACGTTGAGTACTCGTTCAGCTGGGTGCTCAACCCGGACAACAAATCCACGAATCAGGAGAACCTCGCGTTCATCGATAACGTCAAGAAGTCGGGCGATTACGAGGTGACGTTCAACCTCAAGCACCCCTACGCGCTGTTCGAGTTGACGCTGGCGGGCATGAACGCCGCCATCATCCCGAAGAAGGCCGCGGAAAGCAAGGGCCAAAAGAAGTTCGCCCAGGAACCAGTCGGAAGCGGGCCGTTCAAACTCAAGGATTGGCAGTCCGGCTCCGACCTCACGCTCGAACGCTTCGACGACTACTTCCTCGAAGCGCCGAACCTGAAGCAGCTCAAATACCGCATCATCCCCAAGGCGTCGGTGCAGTTCGTCGAGTTGGCGACGGGCAACGTCCACCAGGCGGGAGTCCCGAAGGACCTCCTCAAGAAAGCACAGGGCCAGAGCAACATCCAGATGAAGCGCATCTCGCAGTTCGACTACAACGGCCTCATCTTCAACGCGAAACACGAGCCGTTCGGCAACCGAAAGGTGCGCAAGGCCATGCAGTACCTCGTCGATTACGACGAGATGCTAAAGGTGACGAAGGGCGAGCTGGGCAAGCGCGTCTACGGCTTCATGCCGAAAGAAGTCAACGAGGCATGGGACTTCCCGTGGAAGGAATGGAAGGAGAAGTACTACCCGGCAAAGGACCACGACAAGGCGAAACAGCTCCTGAACGAGGCGGGCTACGGCGACGGCTTCAGCGTGAACATGTCCACCCACTCCTCTGGGAAGTTCAAGAACATGGCCATCATGCTCCAGAACGAGATGGACAAGGTGGGCATCAACGCCAAGGTGCAGGAGGTGTCTATCGGCGAGTGGCTCGACCAACTCGACACGGGCGAGTACGACGTCACCTTCTACGGTTGGTCGGGCGGGCAGGACCCGGACGGGTTCTACTACTACCTGTTCCGCGACCCGCGCAACGATGACAGCCCGGTGCCGGACGACTACGTGGGCAACGCGTCCGCCGGGATGCTCTACGAGGCGCACCCCGACAGCAAGAAGCTCCAGAAAGCCGACGAGAAGATCCGCAAAGCGCGAGAACTCCAGAGCCGCGACGAGCGCCGACAGCTGTACATCGACGCCGCGGAGACGTTCATGTCCGAGTACCCGCACATTCCGGTCTACTCGGAGCAGTCCGCCACCGCGTGGAGCAAGAAGGTGAACGACTACGAGCCGACCGCATTCGTCTCACAGCCGCTGTGTAACGAGTGGTCGAACTCGTCGCTGAGCAACTAACTCCCCATCCATTTCCGTACACACGAATCATGAGTATGTATCGATACACCGCCCGGCGGCTCCTTCAAATGATACCGGTCCTGCTGGGGGTTTTCACGCTGACGTTCGTCATGATGCACTCCCTTCCGGGCAATCCGGTTCGAATCTACCTCGGCCTGAACCCGAGCAAGGAGCTCGCGGACCAACTCATTCACCAGTATGGCTTCGACCGACCGCTGTGGCAACAGTACCTCGACTACCTCGGGCGAATCCTGCACGGCAACCTCGGCGAGTCGTTCATGCGAAAACGACCCGTCGCCGACCTGATGATGGAACGCATCGCCCCCACGCTGACGCTGATGGGCCTTTCCTACGCCATCGCGTTGCCGATTTCGATCCTGCTCGGCGTCTACGCCGCTTCGCGGCACAACCAGCTCGGCGACCACGTGTCGCGCTTCTTAGGACTGGTCGGACTCTCGACGCCGAACTTCTGGCTGGGACTGATGCTCATCTTCCTCCTCGCCTTGGAGTTCCAGTGGCTCCCGGCGTCCGGGTACGTCCCGTTCGCCCAAGCCCCGGTCGAGTCCACGAAACGACTGATAATGCCGGTCATCACGCTCGCGACCGCACAGACCGCGACGCTGATGCGGATGACGCGTTCGAGCATGGTCGAGGAGTTATCGCAGGATTACGTCCAAACGGCGCGCGCCTACGGACTTCCCGAGCGGCGCATCCTGCTCAAACACGCCTTCAGGAACGCGCTGTTGCCGCTCGTCACCATCATCGGACTGCAGTTGTCGTTCCTGCTGGACGGCAGCGTCATCGCCGAGAAAATCTTCGCCATTCCGGGCATTGGCCGGTTGTTCTTCACCGGCATGACGCACCAGGATTACGGCGTCATCATGGGTCTCACCCTGATATTCGCGTTCCTGTTCCTGATGGGCGTCCTGTTGACGGACCTGGCCTACGCCTACATCGATCCGCGAATCAGATACGACTGACATGAGTACGAATCAACCAATTACGGAAGCCGAAATAGACACGGAGAGTCGCCTACGAGGGACGGTTCGAGAGTTACGGCACAGTCCGACGGCTATCGCCGGTGCGATAATGGTCGGCGTTCTCGTCGTGCTGGCCGTCTTCTCGACCATCGACCTCGTGGTGTTCAATAAGCAACTCATCACCGCCATCCACGCGGACCCTCATCAGATGAACACGATGAACCGTTACTCGCCACCGTCGCTTTCCCACCCGATGGGGACCGACCAGTTCGGGCGTGACGTGCTGTCGCGTGTTATCTACGGGAGCAGAATCGCGCTCGCCATCGGCGTCATCTCCGTCGGAATCAGCTTCCTCGGCGGCGTCGCCTGCGGTGCGACGGCGGCCTACTTCGGCGGCAGAATCGACGACCTCATCATGCGATCGCTGGAGGTGTTGTACTCGATTCCCGGTCTCATCCTCGCCATGACGCTCATGGCCATCATGGGACCGAGCGTGTACAACCTCTTTCTCGCCTACGGGGTCATCGGCATTCCGGCGTACGCCCGCGTGATGCGTTCGGAAGTCCTCTCACTTCGGGAGGCGGAGTACGTCGAAGCGGCGCGCGCCGCCGGACTTCCGACCCGGACCATCCTCTTCCGAGAAATCGTTCCGAACGGGCTGACCGCGGTTATCGTTCAGGCAACGCTCTCGATGGGCGGCGTCATCATCGGCGCGGCGGCGCTGTCGTTCCTCGGATTCGGCGTCCAGCCGCCCACGGCCTCGTGGGGACGGATGCTGAACGATGCACAGCAGGCCATGATAATCGCGCCGTGGGCCGCCGTGTTCCCCGGCATGATGATATTCCTCACCGTGATGGGATTCAACATGCTCGGCGACGGCCTCCGCGACGCGATGGACCCGCGGACCACGCTGTGGAAGCCCGACTGGGACGAACTCGGCGACGACTTCCTGCCCACCGACGACCGACAGAGAGAGGAACCCGACGCGGTGACGGACAGCGCGGCGACGGACGGCGGAACGGCCGTCGATAGACGACCCGACGAAGACGGAGGAAACCGATGAGCCTACTCGAAGTCGAGAACCTGCGGACGTACTTCTACACCGAGAGCGGTATCGTGCAGGCAGTTGACGGCGTGAGCTTCGAGGTCGACAGGGGTGAGACGCTCGGACTGGTCGGCGAGAGCGGGGCCGGAAAGAGCGTCACGGTGAAGAGCCTCCTCGGCCTCGTCAACTCGCCCGGAAAAGTGGTCGATGGCTCCGTCCGGTTCGACGGACGCGACTTGACCGAGTGCTCCGAGCGGGAACTCCGGCGGGAGGTCCGCGGGAGCGAAATCTCGTTCGTCTTTCAGGACCCGATGACGGCGCTGAACCCCGTCTTCACCGTCGGGAACCAAATCGCCGAAATCGTCGAGTATCACACCGACGCTACGGAATCGGAAGCCTACGACCGGGCCATCGAACTGCTGGACGACGTGGGAATCCCGGACCCCGAACAGCGAGTGGACCAGTACCCGCACGAGTTTTCGGGGGGGATGCGCCAACGCGTCCTCATCGCCATGGCGCTGTCGTGCAACCCGAAGCTCATCATCGCGGACGAGCCGACGACGGCGCTCGACGTGACGATTCAGGCCCAAATCCTCGACCTGTTCGACGAGATTCAGGCGAAGTACGACACCGCTATCGTCTACGTCACCCACGACCTCGGCGTCGTCCGCGAGGTGTGCAACCGCGTGGCCGTGATGTACCTCGGCAAGGTGGTCGAACACGCGCCCTACGAGGAGTTGTACCGCAATCCGAAACATCCGTACACGCAGTCGCTCTTGCGCTCGGTCGTTCGACCGGACGAACGAGTGGATAATCTCAATCCCATCGAGGGGACGATGCCGAGCGCCATCGACCCGCCGTCCGGGTGTCGATTCCGTACGCGCTGTCCCGTCGCGGTCGACGACTGTGCGCGAATCGAACCGCCGCGACTCGACGTGGGGCCGGACCACGATTCGGCCTGCATCCTCTACGAGGAGGGGTACGGAACCGACGAACCGCGACTGCACCAGCGAGGAAAACCATGAGTCAACAGGTACGACAGCCACCGAGAGGGAAGGACGAACCGCTCCTCAGGGTCGAGAACCTGACGAAACACTTTCCGGTGAACACCGGGTTCATCAGTTCGCTTCGGTGGAACTCCGACGGCGGCTTTCCGCTGACGCTGGACGACCAGCGCGTCAGGGCGGTCGACGGCGTGAGCTTCGACCTGCAACCCGGCGAGACGCTCGGCGTCGTCGGCGAGTCGGGGTGTGGGAAATCGACGCTCGCACGAACCCTTCTCGGGTTGACGGAACCGACCGGCGGTGCCGTCGAGTTCCGCGGAACTCGGACGACAACGTTCGATTCGGACGCGAAACGGACGTTCCGCCGGAACGCCCAGATGGTGTTTCAGGACCCGCAGTCGAGTCTCAACCCGCGACGGAAGGTCGGGAACATCATCGCGGACCCGCTGGAAGCGGCCGGATGGGACGAGGACCGACGGCGGGAGCGGGTCGTCGAACTGCTCGGACAGGTCGGGTTGAAGGAGGAACACTACGGCCGCTACCCCCACGAGTTCTCGGGAGGGCAGCGCCAGCGCATCAACCTCGCGCGGGCGCTCTCCATCAACCCGGACCTCGTGGTCGCCGACGAACCCGTGAGCGGCCTCGACATGAGCGTGCAGGCCCAAATCCTCTCGCTCATGCAGGACATTCAGGACGAGTACGACCTGACCTACCTGTTCATCACGCACGACCTGAGCGTCGTCCGGAACGTCGCCGACCGCGTGGCCGTGATGTACCTCGGCGACTTCGTGGAGACGGGACCTGTCGAGCGCATCTTCACGGAGCCACATCACCCCTACACCCGCGCGCTGCTCGATGCGGTCCCGAACCCCGACCCGGACACGCGCGCCGTCGAACCGAAACTCGTCGGCGACGTGCCGAGTCCCAGCGACCCGCCGTCCGGGTGTAAGTTCCACACGCGCTGTCCGGACATCATCGTCCCCCATCCGTTCACGCGCGAGACCTACCGCGAGTACATGAACCTCAAGGAGGACGTTCGAGCGGCGTCCCTCAAAACGGACGCCGAACCCGCCGCCGTTCGGTCGGAATACTTCACGGAAACGCTCCCGACGGCGGTCGACGAGACGGTCGAGCAGGCCGTCTCGGCTGCGGCGAGCGGGGACTGGAACGGCGCACGGGAGGCGCTCGATACGTACCAGTCGCCGTGTGAAACCGACGTGCCGGAACTGGAATCGGTCGCCGACGGACAGCAATCGGCCTGTCACCTCGACGTCGACGACCGGGCCGCGTTCTCGTGGTGAGCGGAATGGACGCCGACGCGAGCACTCCCGACGCCGACGCTCCCCACACCGACATCCTCGACTCGGATTCGTTCGTCACGAGCGTACTGGCCCGCGAACGCGGCGGGTCCGTCCTCGCGTCGCGGAACCCGGACGTGCCGCTCCCGCCCGCGTCGAACACGAAACTGCTCACCGCCGCCCTCTCGCTGCATCACCTCGGCCCGTCCTATCGCTTCGAGACGCGCGTCTCGCGGCTGGGAGATTCGCTCGTGCTCTCGGGGCGGGGGAACCCGTCTCTGTCGCCGGACGACCTCTCGCGGCTCGCCGACGCGGTTCGGGACGCCGGTATCGGGAGCGTGACGAACATCATCGCGGATACGGAGTGGTTCGGCGACCAATCTCGCGGACCGGGCTGGATGTGGGAAGACGGGCGATACGGCTACGGCGCGGAGAGCACCCCGTTGGCGCTTTCCGGCAACACGGTTTCCGTTACGGTGTCCGGCACCGACGTCGAAGTGATGCCGGACACGGATGCCGTCGAAATCCGCGCCCAATTCGACGAAGCCGCGGCGGAGTTGCGGGTGTTCCGCGACTGTCCCGAGAATACGATTCGAGTGGAAGGAAAGCCCCCCGGAGAACCCCAAACCGAAACCGTCTCGGTCGGTGACCCCGT is part of the Haladaptatus paucihalophilus DX253 genome and encodes:
- a CDS encoding desampylase, with amino-acid sequence MLALSREAYDTLVSRARRGRPAEICGILAGTRGDPANVEEVFHAENVAADARTHYEIDPEEQLAVMERIEADGREVVGFYHSHPLGPDEPSATDAADATWDGYSYVIVSLNGSHPFVGSWRWTGEGFEPEVVRLT
- a CDS encoding NlpC/P60 family protein, translated to MDETEPVEAADRMDPTHRAKLALQCCETRHAPDSRVAVFDVTPAGRESNGDELVLRGSVSTSRHEREACEAVERATGRTTTSDLTVLESLRTEKTVARSVVPVRGDADDEGEQVTQVLYGARVAVFDRDGDWARVFTPDGYLGWVDVDALAEMEVEDANAVVARDTTTTEGETVYAGTPCKVEDDTETTAVFRTGERVASADGAIQRPPENPTGDDIVEIAREYLGTEYDWGGMTSDGIDCSGLVWISYRINGLVLPRDADQQRAMGESVERDDLRPGDLLFFPGHVAISLGGDEYVHAYGGAEAVVINSLDPESDSYIPDLDEKFELARRLI
- a CDS encoding serine hydrolase is translated as MRPDTPAIDTRDELAATIAAYDETIDGDLGVFLGFPSGPDEFDVVCSHDETRVFQSASTVKLPVFYALYERYDADDRLDELDRPCPLSPENRVGGSGLLHLLNATPTVEDLARAMISVSDNAATNQLIDHLGMSAVNDAAARLGMDRTRLARKMMTTLEDTDFGEFDVHVPADEPTNATTPLDCARFFADLACETTLSAAAYERMRVPLAAQKDTSMVPRYLPYETDVAHKTGRLPTAALDTGFLSVPDRDRPLVFSVFIDGVGGTETDGARATSDTGADAADAIAEIGDAVFAWLR
- the lysA gene encoding diaminopimelate decarboxylase; this translates as MELTERTERLRRHADDLVSAYGSPLYAFFEDDLRANYGTLRDALDEQYPNSEVHFAVKANYNLGVLSVLRDAGCKAEAYARCELTATRRAGFDPEDVLLTGMNRAPEDIERALDWGVSHLLVDNATELEKILVAAEATETVPDMLIRGNPAMEVPTHPEVATATRESKFGLDIESGRAMAVARQAVESEFVSLAGVQLHVGSQIRGVEPYGVAGREMLGFAADVRDELGVEIDVLDLGGGFPVPYDEDVPDTETIVAHMAETIRETCAQYDLDEPRLFVEPGRRLVGNAGTFLGTVGVVKETPYADFAVLDGGTNAVSSYWPYPVYAVKDREPTRTYHVAGPLCYSGDVLSEDVPLPELGPGDLVAVDRIGAYSLGSASHTNAEPKPPVVLVRSDGGYDLLRKRESCDDVLGNDSIPEGLGDERQ
- a CDS encoding ABC transporter substrate-binding protein yields the protein MTDKYEYSLNRRRFLTVSALGGATALAGCGGKSTTGDNPGGAGTDNSGNTDTGGNGDGGAKGGTFVNTAPEDATTLDPRMNELAWANGMLNYIFDPLLAVKPDGSEVVPHLAKEKPKKQDETTYTVPIRQGVTFHDGSKLTADDVEYSFSWVLNPDNKSTNQENLAFIDNVKKSGDYEVTFNLKHPYALFELTLAGMNAAIIPKKAAESKGQKKFAQEPVGSGPFKLKDWQSGSDLTLERFDDYFLEAPNLKQLKYRIIPKASVQFVELATGNVHQAGVPKDLLKKAQGQSNIQMKRISQFDYNGLIFNAKHEPFGNRKVRKAMQYLVDYDEMLKVTKGELGKRVYGFMPKEVNEAWDFPWKEWKEKYYPAKDHDKAKQLLNEAGYGDGFSVNMSTHSSGKFKNMAIMLQNEMDKVGINAKVQEVSIGEWLDQLDTGEYDVTFYGWSGGQDPDGFYYYLFRDPRNDDSPVPDDYVGNASAGMLYEAHPDSKKLQKADEKIRKARELQSRDERRQLYIDAAETFMSEYPHIPVYSEQSATAWSKKVNDYEPTAFVSQPLCNEWSNSSLSN
- a CDS encoding ABC transporter permease, producing the protein MSMYRYTARRLLQMIPVLLGVFTLTFVMMHSLPGNPVRIYLGLNPSKELADQLIHQYGFDRPLWQQYLDYLGRILHGNLGESFMRKRPVADLMMERIAPTLTLMGLSYAIALPISILLGVYAASRHNQLGDHVSRFLGLVGLSTPNFWLGLMLIFLLALEFQWLPASGYVPFAQAPVESTKRLIMPVITLATAQTATLMRMTRSSMVEELSQDYVQTARAYGLPERRILLKHAFRNALLPLVTIIGLQLSFLLDGSVIAEKIFAIPGIGRLFFTGMTHQDYGVIMGLTLIFAFLFLMGVLLTDLAYAYIDPRIRYD
- a CDS encoding ABC transporter permease, giving the protein MSTNQPITEAEIDTESRLRGTVRELRHSPTAIAGAIMVGVLVVLAVFSTIDLVVFNKQLITAIHADPHQMNTMNRYSPPSLSHPMGTDQFGRDVLSRVIYGSRIALAIGVISVGISFLGGVACGATAAYFGGRIDDLIMRSLEVLYSIPGLILAMTLMAIMGPSVYNLFLAYGVIGIPAYARVMRSEVLSLREAEYVEAARAAGLPTRTILFREIVPNGLTAVIVQATLSMGGVIIGAAALSFLGFGVQPPTASWGRMLNDAQQAMIIAPWAAVFPGMMIFLTVMGFNMLGDGLRDAMDPRTTLWKPDWDELGDDFLPTDDRQREEPDAVTDSAATDGGTAVDRRPDEDGGNR
- a CDS encoding ABC transporter ATP-binding protein, whose amino-acid sequence is MSLLEVENLRTYFYTESGIVQAVDGVSFEVDRGETLGLVGESGAGKSVTVKSLLGLVNSPGKVVDGSVRFDGRDLTECSERELRREVRGSEISFVFQDPMTALNPVFTVGNQIAEIVEYHTDATESEAYDRAIELLDDVGIPDPEQRVDQYPHEFSGGMRQRVLIAMALSCNPKLIIADEPTTALDVTIQAQILDLFDEIQAKYDTAIVYVTHDLGVVREVCNRVAVMYLGKVVEHAPYEELYRNPKHPYTQSLLRSVVRPDERVDNLNPIEGTMPSAIDPPSGCRFRTRCPVAVDDCARIEPPRLDVGPDHDSACILYEEGYGTDEPRLHQRGKP
- a CDS encoding ABC transporter ATP-binding protein; translated protein: MSQQVRQPPRGKDEPLLRVENLTKHFPVNTGFISSLRWNSDGGFPLTLDDQRVRAVDGVSFDLQPGETLGVVGESGCGKSTLARTLLGLTEPTGGAVEFRGTRTTTFDSDAKRTFRRNAQMVFQDPQSSLNPRRKVGNIIADPLEAAGWDEDRRRERVVELLGQVGLKEEHYGRYPHEFSGGQRQRINLARALSINPDLVVADEPVSGLDMSVQAQILSLMQDIQDEYDLTYLFITHDLSVVRNVADRVAVMYLGDFVETGPVERIFTEPHHPYTRALLDAVPNPDPDTRAVEPKLVGDVPSPSDPPSGCKFHTRCPDIIVPHPFTRETYREYMNLKEDVRAASLKTDAEPAAVRSEYFTETLPTAVDETVEQAVSAAASGDWNGAREALDTYQSPCETDVPELESVADGQQSACHLDVDDRAAFSW
- the dacB gene encoding D-alanyl-D-alanine carboxypeptidase/D-alanyl-D-alanine endopeptidase; amino-acid sequence: MDADASTPDADAPHTDILDSDSFVTSVLARERGGSVLASRNPDVPLPPASNTKLLTAALSLHHLGPSYRFETRVSRLGDSLVLSGRGNPSLSPDDLSRLADAVRDAGIGSVTNIIADTEWFGDQSRGPGWMWEDGRYGYGAESTPLALSGNTVSVTVSGTDVEVMPDTDAVEIRAQFDEAAAELRVFRDCPENTIRVEGKPPGEPQTETVSVGDPVRHCLLAFRDALEAKGVNHTGGVRVTDDAESGETVATVTSPPVSELVRKMNVPSDNFLAEQLARTVAREVRAEGSWDAWERVVGDFLDARDAGRARIRDGSGLSRYNLISARGLVRTLEWVGERPWSEAFFDSLPAPGEGTLAERFADVSGVRAKTGTLTGSRTLSGIVRREDGTDVLFSVLLGGLVGDDEERARERIDAFVSGVAD